One window from the genome of Pseudanabaena yagii GIHE-NHR1 encodes:
- a CDS encoding ABC transporter ATP-binding protein produces the protein MKVELRHIYKSFGNVKANHDISMTVEAGTVYGILGENGAGKSTLSKVLSGFITKDSGKILLDETEVEIKTPADAIRSGIGMLHQDPLDFPSLSVLDNFMAGRSALGHQRAKTSNRADLIRELRQLSATFGFDLPPNEILSNLTVGERQQLEILRLLSLGVKTLILDEPTTGISASQKTALFAAVKQLAADGKSIIFVSHKLEDVEELCDHLMVMRQGKVIGEAEVKGRDSHELAASLVDMMFGRELAIPAKHGINIQQTEPALVIQDLLIEGDRLSLQIDQLTVNAGEVIGLAGLEGNGQQLLLLACAGLLKPSAGKIRISDVDMTNRAYRNFLKAGIGYLPADRLQDGLIRGLSIHEHFMLRQSHSGFLINWRDTRKFAHQAIENFNIRGKPSTKVERLSGGNQQRTQISLLPDHLNLLLMEQPTRGLDIESSLWIWKQMMARCEKGMMILFISSDLDEILQYSDRILVFCGGKVSQPIDAKTLTVDKLGHAIGGRFA, from the coding sequence ATGAAAGTTGAATTACGCCATATTTATAAGTCTTTTGGAAATGTCAAGGCAAATCATGATATTTCCATGACAGTTGAGGCAGGAACTGTATATGGCATCTTGGGTGAAAATGGGGCAGGAAAAAGCACTTTATCCAAAGTTCTGAGTGGTTTTATTACTAAGGACTCGGGCAAGATCCTATTGGATGAAACGGAAGTGGAGATTAAAACTCCTGCGGATGCTATCCGTTCAGGGATTGGGATGCTGCATCAAGATCCTCTAGACTTCCCTTCTCTGTCGGTACTTGATAATTTTATGGCAGGGAGAAGCGCTTTAGGTCATCAGAGAGCCAAAACTAGTAATCGTGCTGATTTAATTAGAGAACTGCGACAGCTTTCGGCAACTTTTGGCTTTGACTTACCTCCTAATGAAATCCTCAGTAATCTCACTGTCGGAGAACGTCAACAGTTAGAAATATTGCGGTTATTGTCCCTTGGGGTCAAGACTCTCATCCTTGATGAGCCAACTACAGGTATTTCGGCTTCGCAAAAAACAGCTCTATTTGCGGCAGTTAAGCAATTGGCGGCGGATGGGAAATCAATCATTTTTGTATCTCACAAATTAGAAGATGTAGAGGAACTATGCGATCACCTCATGGTGATGCGTCAGGGTAAAGTAATTGGCGAAGCGGAAGTTAAAGGGCGTGACTCCCATGAGTTAGCTGCATCCTTAGTAGATATGATGTTTGGGCGGGAGCTTGCCATACCTGCTAAGCATGGGATTAACATCCAACAAACGGAACCTGCTCTTGTCATTCAGGATTTGCTAATTGAAGGCGATCGCTTAAGTTTGCAGATTGATCAATTAACGGTTAATGCAGGTGAGGTAATTGGGCTAGCGGGCTTGGAAGGTAATGGACAACAGTTGCTGTTGCTGGCTTGTGCGGGGTTACTCAAGCCCAGCGCTGGCAAGATCCGCATTAGTGATGTGGATATGACCAATCGCGCCTATCGTAATTTCTTGAAGGCGGGAATTGGCTATTTGCCAGCCGATCGCCTACAGGATGGTTTAATTCGCGGACTGTCAATCCATGAACATTTCATGTTGCGTCAATCCCATTCAGGCTTTTTGATTAATTGGCGGGATACGCGCAAATTTGCTCATCAAGCCATCGAGAATTTTAATATTCGAGGAAAACCTTCTACTAAAGTTGAGCGGTTATCGGGTGGCAATCAGCAACGCACCCAAATATCACTTTTGCCAGATCACTTAAATCTATTATTAATGGAACAACCAACCAGAGGTTTAGATATCGAATCGAGCCTATGGATTTGGAAGCAGATGATGGCTCGGTGCGAAAAAGGAATGATGATTTTATTCATATCTTCCGATCTCGATGAGATTTTGCAATATAGCGATCGCATTCTTGTATTTTGTGGCGGCAAGGTCTCACAGCCTATTGATGCGAAAACTCTAACAGTTGATAAACTAGGTCATGCGATCGGAGGAAGGTTTGCATAG
- a CDS encoding ABC transporter permease: protein MRSEEGLHSPLQNFLQNFQFLQKLPRATYFRIGSFIVALLFIGAVILLSSGSPPQVAMGMWNGAFGSSDRFARVISTLCPLLLASCGLIFTFTAGLYNLGIEGQITAGAIASTFLLRMIPEGFPPAITITLAIIAGIVGGGLWGLLTGFLNIFGKVSEIFAGLGMNFTAQGLALYLVFGPWKRSGVASMSGTEPFSDALSLPTVGNTEFSPIALAIAIVALIVTAIAIRATYYGLKLKAVGNNLRAAYVLGIPAISQMLSSFLICGALAGIAGSLQVVAVFHRLIPNVSSNLGFLALLVVMLINYNPFWVLPIAFLFSSLNVGSLELPLSLSLDSSLSGIIQGALLLFAILGEGLAKLSKETGSSQTN, encoded by the coding sequence ATGCGATCGGAGGAAGGTTTGCATAGTCCCTTACAAAATTTCTTACAAAATTTCCAATTTCTCCAAAAACTACCCAGAGCCACCTACTTTCGGATTGGTTCTTTCATTGTGGCGCTATTGTTTATTGGGGCGGTGATCTTGCTTTCCAGTGGCTCACCACCTCAAGTAGCGATGGGTATGTGGAATGGGGCTTTTGGCAGTAGCGATCGCTTTGCTAGGGTCATTTCTACCCTTTGCCCTCTATTGCTTGCTTCCTGCGGATTAATTTTTACCTTTACCGCAGGCTTGTATAACCTAGGGATTGAAGGTCAAATTACCGCAGGTGCGATCGCCTCGACCTTCTTGCTCAGAATGATTCCCGAAGGATTCCCTCCTGCGATCACCATCACCCTTGCGATCATCGCTGGAATTGTAGGCGGCGGATTATGGGGCTTACTCACAGGATTTCTCAACATCTTTGGCAAGGTCAGCGAGATTTTTGCTGGTTTAGGCATGAACTTTACGGCTCAAGGACTGGCGCTATATCTTGTCTTTGGTCCTTGGAAGCGATCAGGCGTTGCCTCCATGAGTGGTACGGAGCCTTTTAGTGATGCGTTATCGCTGCCGACTGTTGGTAATACTGAGTTTAGCCCGATCGCTTTAGCGATCGCCATCGTCGCATTGATTGTGACGGCGATCGCGATTCGAGCCACTTACTATGGTCTAAAGCTCAAAGCGGTGGGCAATAATCTTCGCGCTGCCTATGTGTTAGGGATTCCTGCGATCTCGCAAATGTTGAGCAGTTTTCTCATCTGTGGCGCATTAGCTGGTATCGCGGGATCATTGCAAGTAGTCGCCGTATTCCATCGGCTCATTCCCAATGTTTCTAGCAATTTAGGATTTTTGGCACTGCTGGTAGTGATGCTGATTAATTACAATCCCTTCTGGGTCTTACCAATCGCCTTTTTGTTCAGCTCCCTCAATGTTGGTAGTTTAGAACTACCTCTATCACTAAGTTTAGATTCTTCTCTTTCTGGGATTATTCAAGGCGCATTGCTACTGTTCGCGATTCTTGGCGAAGGTTTAGCGAAATTATCCAAGGAAACAGGATCTTCCCAGACCAATTAA
- a CDS encoding BMP family lipoprotein: MGIITHRAASIVSMKHLWVAALVGMFAGACNNTPSTPTSATTAATTATTTATTTASDAKEFKAAMILVGPKNDSGWNQGHYEASKYVMDKVSDVKFDYVDKVNPGDRPNVKASQVADDLISKGAKLIVFNSDDFKDDALETAKKHPNVSVIHSSGDYAWKDGKNFKNQKNLGNVMPQMEYGRMISGCAAALHSETGKIGFLGPLINDETRRLVSASYLGAQYCWQNYRKKNPEDLKFKVVWIGFWFNIPGQTLDPTKVSDDFYNSGFDVVMSGIDTPEVAVQGKKAAEAGKKVKYLHYGLKTGCNVAPEICIGVPYYNWGPAYLDQIKKAKENKFTGEFISGAPNWKDLNNADSSAVGFEKGKALTPENDKFLAEFITGLGDGKISLFKGPLNYQDGTPFLKQGETATPQQIWYFTSLLQGIEGASK; encoded by the coding sequence ATGGGAATAATCACTCACCGTGCTGCTTCGATAGTTTCTATGAAGCACTTATGGGTTGCAGCGCTAGTGGGAATGTTTGCTGGTGCTTGTAACAACACTCCATCAACTCCTACATCAGCCACCACTGCGGCAACTACTGCAACCACTACGGCAACTACTACGGCTTCAGATGCAAAAGAATTTAAAGCAGCAATGATTTTAGTTGGGCCGAAAAATGATTCTGGTTGGAACCAAGGTCATTACGAAGCCTCGAAATATGTCATGGACAAGGTATCTGACGTTAAGTTTGACTATGTTGATAAAGTCAATCCAGGCGATCGCCCCAACGTCAAAGCTTCTCAAGTAGCTGACGATCTGATCAGTAAAGGTGCAAAGCTGATCGTTTTCAATTCTGATGACTTTAAAGATGATGCTCTTGAAACCGCGAAAAAGCATCCTAATGTTTCCGTAATTCATTCAAGCGGTGACTATGCTTGGAAGGATGGCAAAAATTTTAAAAACCAGAAGAATCTAGGCAACGTCATGCCACAGATGGAGTATGGCAGAATGATTTCTGGATGTGCCGCAGCGCTGCATTCTGAAACAGGTAAAATCGGTTTTTTGGGACCTTTAATTAATGACGAAACCCGCAGACTCGTATCAGCAAGTTATTTAGGCGCTCAATATTGTTGGCAAAATTACCGCAAAAAGAATCCTGAAGATTTGAAGTTTAAGGTGGTATGGATTGGTTTCTGGTTCAATATTCCAGGACAGACGCTTGATCCAACCAAAGTTTCTGATGACTTTTATAACAGTGGCTTTGATGTGGTGATGAGTGGTATCGACACACCTGAAGTTGCTGTACAGGGCAAGAAAGCAGCCGAAGCAGGTAAGAAGGTCAAATATTTACACTATGGACTTAAAACTGGTTGTAATGTGGCTCCAGAGATTTGCATTGGCGTTCCCTATTACAATTGGGGACCTGCATATCTCGATCAAATCAAGAAGGCTAAAGAGAATAAATTTACAGGAGAATTCATTTCTGGTGCGCCAAACTGGAAAGATTTGAATAATGCTGACAGTTCCGCAGTCGGCTTTGAGAAGGGTAAAGCTTTGACTCCAGAAAACGATAAGTTCTTAGCAGAATTTATTACTGGTTTAGGCGATGGCAAGATTAGCCTTTTTAAAGGTCCTCTCAACTATCAAGATGGCACTCCTTTTCTGAAGCAAGGTGAAACTGCAACCCCACAGCAGATTTGGTACTTTACCAGCTTGCTACAAGGCATTGAAGGCGCTAGTAAATAA
- a CDS encoding UDP-N-acetylmuramoyl-L-alanyl-D-glutamate--2,6-diaminopimelate ligase has protein sequence MRLGQLLALAGYQNSQPELDGLEVKRVITDSRACQDGDLFIGMTGTQVDGGKFAPQAIAQGAIAAIVSHEAHANLAVKDKALAVDDVVVACSKLATAFYDYPAQKLKLVGVTGTNGKTTTTHLIEFLLQTQYAAALFGTLYTRWAGYSQTASHTTPFAVDLQAQLSQAIAAGCDVGLMEVSSHALDQRRVLGCPFEVAVFTNLTQDHLDYHKDLEAYFQAKSLLFSDTYLQGRAIINLDDPFGQRLVQSLTDKPVWTYSISNSQADFYTEDLTYLPNGATGTLHTPQGAITFKSPLVGRFNVENILAAIATALHMGMSLTEVISRLPEFKSVPGRVERVQVSDEQDITVVVDYAHTPDSLENLLKAMRPFTQRELVCVFGCGGDRDRTKRPLMGGLAARLADRVYVTSDNPRTEDPQRILDDVVVGVKADIGDKPLTIEGDRHKCIQLAIAEAQAGDTILIAGKGHEDYQIIGREKIHFDDREEAQLALSNRRLAIR, from the coding sequence ATGCGTTTAGGACAATTGCTCGCGTTAGCAGGGTATCAAAATTCTCAGCCTGAACTAGATGGGCTAGAAGTAAAGCGTGTAATTACCGATTCGCGGGCTTGCCAAGATGGGGACTTGTTTATCGGTATGACTGGGACACAGGTGGATGGGGGCAAGTTTGCGCCACAGGCGATCGCACAGGGCGCGATCGCAGCCATTGTTTCCCATGAGGCTCATGCAAATTTGGCAGTTAAGGACAAAGCGCTCGCCGTTGATGATGTGGTTGTCGCTTGTAGCAAATTGGCGACAGCATTTTATGACTATCCTGCTCAAAAGCTAAAACTGGTAGGCGTGACGGGGACAAATGGCAAAACGACGACGACCCACCTGATCGAATTTTTATTGCAAACCCAATATGCTGCGGCCCTATTTGGCACACTCTATACCCGTTGGGCGGGGTATTCCCAGACTGCCAGCCATACCACACCCTTTGCAGTAGACTTGCAGGCGCAACTGTCCCAAGCGATCGCCGCAGGTTGTGATGTGGGCTTGATGGAGGTTAGCTCCCATGCTCTAGATCAGAGACGCGTGTTAGGTTGCCCCTTTGAGGTTGCCGTATTTACCAATTTGACCCAAGACCATTTGGACTACCACAAAGATCTAGAGGCTTATTTTCAGGCAAAGTCTCTCCTGTTTAGCGACACCTATTTACAAGGTCGCGCCATTATTAATCTCGATGATCCCTTTGGGCAGAGATTAGTGCAATCTCTCACGGACAAACCAGTTTGGACTTATAGCATTAGCAACTCTCAAGCCGATTTTTATACAGAGGATTTGACCTATCTGCCCAATGGCGCGACAGGAACCCTGCATACACCACAGGGGGCAATTACTTTCAAATCGCCACTAGTGGGGCGATTTAACGTTGAGAATATCTTGGCAGCGATCGCTACGGCTTTGCATATGGGCATGAGCTTGACGGAAGTGATCAGCCGCTTACCAGAATTTAAGAGTGTCCCAGGTCGCGTGGAACGGGTACAGGTCAGTGATGAACAAGATATAACTGTGGTGGTGGACTATGCCCATACTCCTGACAGTCTCGAAAACCTGCTCAAGGCGATGCGTCCCTTTACGCAGCGTGAATTAGTCTGTGTATTTGGTTGTGGTGGCGATCGCGATCGCACCAAGCGTCCATTAATGGGTGGGCTCGCCGCCCGACTCGCTGATCGCGTTTATGTCACTTCCGACAATCCTCGTACTGAAGATCCCCAGAGAATTCTTGATGATGTTGTGGTTGGCGTAAAGGCTGACATTGGTGATAAACCTCTGACCATCGAAGGAGATCGCCATAAATGTATCCAACTGGCGATCGCTGAAGCCCAAGCAGGCGATACGATTCTGATCGCAGGCAAAGGACATGAAGACTATCAAATTATTGGGCGCGAAAAAATCCATTTTGACGATCGCGAAGAAGCACAATTAGCTTTGAGCAACCGTCGATTAGCCATTCGCTAA
- a CDS encoding response regulator, which translates to MGSQSAPKPKLLVIDDEPDNLDLLFRTFYREYQVLRANSGLEALELLDREGEVAVIISDQRMPIMSGTEFLSQMAVKYPDTMRIILTGYTDVEDLVEAINTCKVFKYVTKPWDETELRNVVSQAIDTHNVLRNRTAELRRTLRQQSLINAIASSVDNDVSYRESIAAIAEFIARHFEVSVSLLRLFENGQLLDDYFAYCHEPVDNLPQIAAALPLQSRIVAISDIEADMRIPETDKKLYAQASIKSVLFIPLEVQKECLAMLALYHCGTPHEWSKDELDLIEIASDQAAIVSSRARAYDRIQELAKREALLNTITSTIRSSLDPKKIFASITQQLGQALNTESCALSLWTEEDHYLRCVGLHLLDPDEVISNPNGLDESPLPQSIVNISVNPVFLALIETKQPVAITDLYENPEWNLIDLPLRSIARSLLIVPLLSDGKIIGSISMRQNKEPRQWQPEEISLVQAVAAQAAIAVQQANLFQKTRQQAQQLLELDRQKTEFFQNLSHEFRTPLTLTIGPLEAAIEQSNSLPYDQSVIALRNCRRLLRLVNQLLDIQRLDAGKMQACFRPCNLVEFTSQTIDSFRPYCERKNIHLFSEFSECPDIYLDLEKFDKVLYNLLSNAMKFTPSNGSITVSIDTDQTQKKCILKVRDTGIGIRQDQIPFLFDRFRQAEGSVNRSYEGSGLGLALVKELVNLHGGEISVTSDYGYGTTFAISLPMGKRHLPHEQVTNLPADLQISRASVELADIEADLVSEEDTLPSMANVSNSNENPVEAGLQVGTILIVDDNRDLRGYLRRVLNQAGYNVVSAHNGAHGYAQAQIHLPNLIVTDLMMPQVSGLDLIAMVRQDEQLSGTPIILLTAKANEETRIEGTEMGADGYLAKPFNDRELLAEVRNLIALKANERRIAQLNLYLTESVLKRFLPPSLVSKAATGELSLDLRPEPKMITVLFTDIVGFTSLANTLRSRRVAELLNQYLGAMTEAIFANGGTVDKFMGDGIMALFGAPEDCSPNEQVRRAVQTAKHMQRSLAQLNEQWAAQGIPTVRFRCGIHQGTAVVGMFGSAERSDYTAIGPTVNIAARIQSAAEPDCILVSAAVADYLDDEELRKREPLKLKGVDETVLTFFVDS; encoded by the coding sequence ATGGGTTCGCAATCTGCCCCTAAACCTAAGTTGCTAGTTATCGATGATGAACCCGATAACTTAGATTTGCTATTTCGGACTTTTTATCGCGAGTATCAGGTTTTACGGGCTAATAGTGGCTTGGAAGCCTTGGAATTGCTTGATCGAGAAGGGGAAGTTGCGGTAATTATCTCCGATCAGAGAATGCCGATCATGAGTGGAACGGAATTTTTGAGCCAAATGGCGGTCAAATATCCAGACACCATGCGAATCATCCTCACGGGCTATACCGATGTTGAGGATTTGGTCGAAGCGATTAATACCTGCAAAGTATTCAAATATGTCACTAAGCCTTGGGATGAAACTGAACTGCGAAATGTTGTCAGTCAGGCGATCGACACCCACAATGTTTTGCGAAATCGTACCGCCGAACTGCGCCGTACCCTACGTCAGCAATCGCTGATTAATGCGATCGCTTCATCCGTAGATAATGATGTTTCCTATCGTGAAAGTATTGCCGCGATCGCTGAGTTTATTGCTCGTCATTTTGAAGTCTCAGTCAGCCTGCTGCGGCTATTTGAGAATGGACAACTGTTAGACGATTACTTTGCCTATTGCCATGAACCAGTTGATAATTTGCCACAGATCGCCGCAGCATTACCTCTCCAATCTCGTATTGTGGCGATTAGCGATATTGAAGCCGATATGCGGATTCCTGAAACTGACAAAAAGCTCTATGCCCAAGCAAGTATCAAATCTGTTCTTTTTATTCCTCTCGAAGTTCAGAAAGAATGCTTAGCAATGCTGGCTCTATATCATTGTGGAACACCACATGAATGGAGCAAAGATGAATTAGATTTGATTGAAATAGCTAGCGATCAGGCGGCGATCGTCAGTTCTCGTGCCAGAGCCTATGATCGCATTCAGGAACTTGCTAAGAGAGAAGCACTTCTCAATACAATTACTAGTACAATTCGCTCCAGTCTCGATCCTAAAAAGATTTTTGCTTCAATTACTCAACAGTTAGGACAGGCTCTCAATACCGAAAGTTGCGCCCTTTCTTTATGGACTGAAGAAGATCATTATTTGCGCTGTGTCGGCTTACATTTGCTCGATCCTGATGAGGTAATCAGTAATCCCAATGGGCTTGATGAATCGCCTTTACCGCAGTCCATTGTGAATATTTCCGTCAATCCCGTATTTCTGGCATTGATTGAAACTAAGCAACCCGTAGCGATTACCGATCTGTATGAGAATCCTGAATGGAACTTGATTGATTTACCCTTGCGTTCCATTGCCCGATCGCTATTAATCGTTCCTTTGCTCTCCGATGGTAAGATTATCGGCAGCATTTCCATGCGTCAAAACAAAGAGCCGCGCCAATGGCAGCCTGAGGAAATCTCTCTAGTCCAAGCCGTAGCCGCACAGGCGGCGATCGCTGTCCAACAGGCAAATCTCTTTCAAAAAACCCGCCAACAAGCCCAGCAACTGCTGGAACTCGATCGCCAAAAAACCGAGTTCTTTCAAAACCTATCCCATGAATTTCGCACTCCGCTTACCTTAACCATTGGTCCCCTCGAAGCGGCGATCGAGCAATCTAATTCATTGCCCTACGATCAATCTGTAATCGCTCTGCGTAACTGTCGGCGATTGCTACGATTAGTCAATCAATTGCTGGATATCCAACGCCTTGATGCTGGCAAAATGCAAGCCTGTTTCCGTCCTTGCAATCTTGTCGAATTTACCAGTCAAACTATTGATTCCTTCCGTCCCTATTGCGAGCGCAAAAATATTCATCTCTTTAGCGAATTTAGCGAATGTCCTGACATTTATCTCGATCTAGAGAAGTTTGATAAGGTTCTCTACAATCTCCTATCTAATGCCATGAAATTTACGCCCAGTAATGGCAGCATTACCGTCAGTATTGATACGGATCAGACTCAGAAAAAATGTATTTTGAAGGTGCGGGATACAGGGATTGGCATTCGTCAAGATCAAATTCCCTTTCTCTTTGATCGTTTTCGCCAAGCAGAAGGTTCTGTCAATCGCAGCTATGAAGGCAGTGGCTTAGGTCTAGCCTTAGTTAAGGAGTTGGTCAATTTGCATGGTGGCGAAATCTCGGTCACATCCGACTATGGCTATGGAACAACCTTTGCGATCTCGCTCCCTATGGGTAAGAGACATTTACCCCATGAGCAAGTTACAAACTTGCCTGCGGACTTACAAATATCGAGGGCATCGGTAGAGCTTGCCGATATTGAGGCCGATCTGGTGTCCGAAGAAGATACGCTCCCTTCGATGGCGAATGTGTCGAATAGCAATGAGAATCCAGTCGAGGCAGGGCTACAAGTAGGAACCATTTTAATTGTTGATGATAATCGCGATCTGCGTGGCTATTTACGCCGAGTTCTCAATCAAGCAGGATATAACGTTGTGTCCGCTCACAATGGCGCTCATGGCTATGCTCAAGCCCAAATTCATCTCCCTAATTTAATAGTCACCGATTTGATGATGCCTCAAGTTTCAGGACTGGATCTAATTGCGATGGTTCGTCAAGATGAGCAGTTATCAGGGACTCCGATCATTTTGCTTACGGCAAAGGCAAATGAGGAGACCCGCATCGAAGGTACGGAAATGGGGGCAGATGGCTATTTAGCTAAGCCTTTTAACGATCGCGAATTGTTAGCGGAAGTACGCAATCTGATCGCACTCAAGGCAAATGAACGCCGCATTGCCCAACTCAATCTCTATTTAACAGAATCCGTTCTCAAGCGGTTTTTACCCCCTAGTCTCGTTTCCAAAGCCGCGACAGGTGAACTCAGCCTCGACCTCCGTCCCGAGCCGAAGATGATCACAGTTCTATTTACGGATATTGTCGGCTTTACTTCCCTTGCCAATACTTTGCGATCACGTCGCGTTGCGGAACTGCTCAATCAATACCTCGGCGCGATGACTGAGGCGATTTTTGCCAATGGCGGTACGGTGGATAAATTTATGGGTGACGGCATCATGGCATTGTTTGGTGCGCCTGAAGATTGCAGCCCCAATGAGCAAGTGCGCCGCGCTGTTCAGACCGCTAAACATATGCAGCGATCGCTCGCCCAACTCAATGAACAATGGGCAGCCCAAGGCATTCCCACTGTTAGGTTTCGCTGTGGTATCCATCAAGGTACTGCCGTTGTGGGGATGTTTGGCAGTGCCGAGCGATCGGACTACACTGCGATCGGTCCAACAGTCAATATTGCGGCGCGGATTCAGTCAGCGGCGGAACCCGATTGTATTCTCGTATCGGCAGCCGTGGCGGACTACCTAGATGATGAGGAATTGCGTAAGCGCGAACCGCTCAAACTCAAGGGTGTGGATGAGACTGTATTAACATTTTTTGTAGATAGCTAA
- the acsF gene encoding magnesium-protoporphyrin IX monomethyl ester (oxidative) cyclase, producing MVSIQSRPEPELLRDGIKVPVKETLLTPRFYTTDYDAVAQMDTSSQQAELEAVVEELRTDYNRNHFKRDKEFEQSWEHIDEETRAAFIDFLERSCTSEFSGFLLFKELSRQLKDRNPLLSEAFNLMARDEARHAGFLNKAMKDFHLSLDLVNMTKKRSYTFFKPEWVIYSVYLSEKIGYWRYILVHYHMQNHPENRFYPLFKYFESWCQDENRHGDFFKVLLRSQPDLWGTWQAKLWARFFLLTVFATHTITVFERADFYKSIGLDARQYNKDVVINTNKTSISAFPAVLDTSHPEFFPRLEKCADYNFQLMAINDSDRPQFVKTLQKWPLFLAIFWQLLLVYLLKPIDAEAQRGTVY from the coding sequence ATGGTTTCCATTCAATCTAGACCCGAACCCGAACTCCTGCGTGATGGCATCAAAGTTCCTGTCAAAGAAACTCTATTAACACCAAGGTTCTACACCACCGACTATGATGCGGTTGCCCAGATGGATACCTCTTCGCAACAGGCGGAACTTGAAGCTGTGGTCGAAGAACTGCGTACTGATTACAATCGCAATCACTTCAAGCGCGACAAGGAGTTTGAACAGTCTTGGGAGCATATTGATGAGGAAACCCGCGCCGCCTTCATTGACTTTCTAGAGCGTTCTTGCACTTCTGAATTTTCAGGCTTTCTACTGTTTAAGGAATTATCGCGTCAGCTCAAAGATCGCAATCCTCTCCTATCCGAAGCCTTTAACCTAATGGCTAGGGATGAAGCCCGTCATGCAGGATTTTTGAATAAAGCGATGAAAGATTTTCATTTATCGCTGGATTTGGTCAATATGACGAAAAAACGCAGCTATACCTTCTTCAAGCCAGAATGGGTAATTTACTCAGTGTATCTCTCTGAGAAAATTGGTTACTGGCGCTATATTCTCGTGCATTATCATATGCAAAATCATCCTGAAAACCGCTTCTATCCCCTCTTCAAATACTTTGAAAGCTGGTGTCAAGATGAAAATCGTCATGGCGATTTCTTCAAGGTACTATTGCGATCGCAACCCGATCTATGGGGAACATGGCAAGCCAAACTCTGGGCGCGTTTCTTCCTATTAACCGTATTTGCCACCCACACAATCACCGTATTTGAACGGGCTGATTTCTATAAATCCATTGGTTTAGATGCTCGCCAATACAATAAGGACGTGGTGATCAATACTAACAAAACCTCGATCAGTGCCTTCCCTGCGGTATTAGATACCAGTCATCCCGAATTTTTCCCTAGATTAGAGAAATGTGCTGACTACAATTTCCAACTGATGGCAATTAATGATAGCGATCGCCCCCAATTTGTGAAGACTTTACAAAAATGGCCCCTATTCCTCGCGATTTTCTGGCAATTGTTGCTGGTCTATTTACTCAAGCCCATTGATGCTGAAGCTCAACGCGGCACAGTTTATTAA